The following DNA comes from Myxococcus fulvus.
GTCAGTCATGTCCTGCTCACGCTCGGCCGAGCCCGTCCCCACCTCGATTCGCGACAACAACCCGCGTCCCATCCCGTCGCTCCCTCCTGCCTCGCCGCCCCGGCCCGCGCTCCCTTCAGGGAGCACGCGCCATGGCTCCCCTTACTGCTGCTTGTCCCACGTATCCTCGTGCGTCACGCCACCCTCGCTGACCGTCCAGCTGATGGTGTGGAACACGAAGGAGACCTCCTCCAGCGGAGGGTTGGTCGCCGTCGCGGGGACGATGGTGTTCTCCACCACCTGCTTGACGCTGGCGACGCGGCCCTTGGAGAACGTCACCGTGTAGAACTGCTCCGTGGTGCCATCACCGGTGGGGCTGGGGCGGAAGAACTTGAACGTGGCGTCGATGGCCTCGTTGTTCGTCAGCGCCTTCATCAGCAGCGGCGTCGCCTTGTCGATGCGCTTGCGGATGAGCAGCGGCTGGTACTGGCGGCGGCCCGTGGCGATGCCGGAGCCGGCCTCGCGCGCGGTGACGACACCCTGCTCGTAGTAGACGCACTCGATGGAGTCCTCGCGACCGAGGCTCGTCTGCGTGCTCGCGCCCTTGATGTCCTTCCCGTTCGCCTTCAGGTACAGATGTACTGTCTCGGCCATGTGGCTCTCCCCCTGCTTGTTGGTGGTGTGACGCCTGCGACGTGGAACAGAAGCCCTCGTGCCGCGGGGCTCCGGACTGCATGGTGGCCGCCGCCCCTGACTGGAACGGCGACCTGAAGGACCCTTCGGCTTCGGGTCTCACGCCCGCTCAGCTCACTCCTTGTCCAGCTTGCCGACGAGCGAGAGCGTGAAGGATGCGCCCATGTACTTGAAGTGCGGGCGGACCTGCAGGTTGCAGCGGTACCAGCCCGGCTGCCCCTCCACGTCCTCCACCTTGATGCGGGCGGTGCGCAGCGGACGGCGCGAGCGCACGGACGGCGCCGGGTCGTCCATGTCCGCGACGTACTGGTTGATCCACTGGTTGAGCTCGCGCTCCAGATCCGAGCGCTCCTTCCAGCTGCCGATCTGCTCGCGCTGGAGCACCTTCACGTAGTGCGCCAGGCGGGACATGATGAACATGTAGGGCAGCTGGGTGCCCAGCCGGTAGTTCGTCTCGGCGACCTTGCCCTCGGGGCTGTTGCCGAAGAACTTGGGCTTCTGCACGGAGTTGGCGGAGAAGAACGCCGCGTTGTCCGTGTCCTTGCGGAACACCAGGCCGATGAAGCCCTCCTCCGACAGCTCGTACTCGCGCCGCTCGGTGAGGAGCACCTCGGTGGGGATCTTCGTTTGAATCTCCCCCATGGCCTCGTACTGGTGCAGCGGCAGCTGCTCCACCGCGCCGCCCGCCTGGGGACCGATGATGTTCGGGCACCAGCGGAACTTGGCGAACGAGTCCGTCACGCGCGTGGCGAACGCCGTGGAGGCATAGCCCCACAGGTAGCGGTC
Coding sequences within:
- the tssD gene encoding type VI secretion system tube protein TssD → MAETVHLYLKANGKDIKGASTQTSLGREDSIECVYYEQGVVTAREAGSGIATGRRQYQPLLIRKRIDKATPLLMKALTNNEAIDATFKFFRPSPTGDGTTEQFYTVTFSKGRVASVKQVVENTIVPATATNPPLEEVSFVFHTISWTVSEGGVTHEDTWDKQQ